The genomic DNA CCACTTGGTCAGCAGGGTTAGCAGAGGGATGTTCAGCGTTTGAGACTTCAGAGCCACCTACACCTGCAGTGCTGGCGTTGCAGGGGTTAAACTCAGCTTTAAGCTTCATGCGCTCATACTCCCTAATCCTGGCCAGAGCTTTGTCTAAATGAATCACCGTGTTGCCTATCAGAGCAGCAAAGAAAGGAGAGCACGGGGTGAAAGGGAGACAGAAATGGGatccaaaatgttcaaaatcaaTGAAGCACGAAAGAGAGGGCTGTAATGAATATTAATGCATCTGTAACCAGGTTTACACTACAGGATCAAGTAAGCCAGCATCACTCCTAATTTACTGGATGTCACTAAAGTTCCCAAACTCAGAgtccattttcatttcttctgaAAGTTATTTAGGCCATGTGATATTGATCCTGAGGCATAAAGTGGTTGTTTTACCAAAACAAGCCCTCAGAGGCACTGCTGGAGAAAGTGGGAAGGGTTACCTCATTCTGATATAGTTATAGGCTATAAGCAAAGCATTTCAGCTGAGCACCAGGGTGTGGAAAGAAGTTTCATATAAGTTACAGTTTTACAAGCTTCAGCCCCTTCTATTCCAAAATCAGATAGCTTATACATGCGTATCTATACCCAGGTCATCGTTAGCAAATGGTTCCAGGTTGGAGGAGGTTGACATGGGGCTGTCATTGTCCACAAATTCTGCATCATCCCTCTTCTtcactgtgtcctgtgtgagCCTCAAGTTTTTCTCAACCACTTCCTGAAAAAAAACGTTAAGATTCCGTTAGGCGGCACCCATGGCATATATCTGATgtgaactgaaaatgttttaccaCAAACTGTTTGATTATAGAAAATGGATGATCCATCACAGatacagttttaaaaacagcaaacactcTTGCCATTCTGCTAACATGGCAAATCAGACatttcatccatcattcattgAACAAAGGCATTATTTGGACAGACAAAAGGCTTGGCGCCCAATTAGGATAACTCTGGGGACCTTGGCCCAGAACAAAGAACACATGTCTGATCTGGCAAAAGAGACGTAGGGAGATGAGGGCTATTTTTTATAGACAGACTTCTGAAGTCTTGCtgtcaaatcaaattcaaaGACAACGAAGAaggggacgggggggggggacttaAAAATCAGAGAATAAAGAGAGACTTGGAGGAATGAAAGGAGACAAGGCTGAGAGAGGAACTAATGAAAGATGTATTGAAATGTAGAAGAGGAAGCGAGTAAACGCCATAAAGAGAGTAGGAACAGGATGACAATAAGAAATCGGTGAAAGACTTCAAGGCTGGTAGAGCCGTGTGAGAATGCCATGCTGGGAAGCAATAATGTGTCTCTTACTGCATCACTGGTAGCCAGACTCTCACTGGGTGTGAGCTCAGACTGAGAGCCGGCGGCCCACACCACAGGACCAAGAGGGGGCAACTGGTCCTCAGCTGCACTCTTCTCTGCCAGGTGCCTGGTCACCAAGTCCTGGCAGAAACACATTGAGAGACTATTGTAAAACATGTTAAGTTCTCAGGGGGATATTGCTTTTATATCAAAGGCCAGGCTCAGATAACCACAGTTTTGAATTCTGACTagacttctctctctcacacacacacacacacacacacgcattagGGCTCTCTACTGTTCACCCACCACCACTCAAATTCAAGGAAGCTTTACAAGcatgaatgttaaatgttaGATTATTGCTATGTTAAATGGTATATTGAATTATTACATTGTAAGTAAGCAAAATGATTAATCACAAGATAACAAATATAGTGTACTGTATTTAGACTAAACAATTCAATAGAACATATACGTATTCATATAGATAatcatatatacacactgacacaacatAACTGAATAAAGTAGaataggagaggaggagactTCCTCACTCCTATACTCATGATTTCTCCAGCTCTTCCTATGTCTTCTTTATCTGTATGGTTCAAGATATGTTACCCTCAGCAGTTCAATGCCACATCTCCACCAGCCTCATGACTGCCAATTCAAAAGCCCATTTTTCCTCCTCCTAATTGTCTCCCCTAAAGGTCTGGCCTGCCCACAAAGCAGAGACATTCTGTCCAATATCAAGCTTTAAAATGATTGAGACAGGCCTAATTATGTCTGGAAATAGTTTGAGAGATCTAAATCTTATCTGTGGCTAGTCACATGGCCAGATATCCTGTGCCAAACAACCTTTCTGACCTAGAAGCCAGACAAGAACTCACCCCATATTCAGCCTGAATATCTTCTAATCTAAGCCcaacaaaaagcaaatgtcCAAGCAAGattcaaacagcagctgagtattcaaacagaaaagcagagagcagTTACGTCCGTCTGTATTTACCTGTAGGGAATACAGTGCCCTCTGCCGAAGGTAGTCCGTgttgagcagctgcagctcatgGAAGAGCTCAATGAGAAAGTGGGGACGGGACTCATTCTGGGAAATCAAAGTAGCCACCTCAGAGTAGATGGTCTCCCTCAGTGCCTCAAACAGTGAGAAGTCGCTGCTTGCATCTACAGGTTCGAGATTTGACAGCATGAGATTTAGGTGGACACTTGCATAATttcatcaaaaaacaaaaaacattagtCTGCCCTTAAACTTAGAAGCTTTGGTTTAGGTTAAGACGAAAATAGGACATGCATGGGATGTTTGGGTGACATAAGAACCAAGTGATGCATAGATTCGTGAGTTTACCTGGTGCTTCTGTGCATGCAATTCTGTTAGAGAGGAAGGGTGTTCTCCAAGCATAGGCTGTGAGTAAGATAAAttaaagtaacaaagtaaattaactgaaaattaaaataaaacatgtagtCTTAAATGTGCAGAGAAATGTGAATTGAAATTATATCAAAAAGGACAAGATGTTATAATTataagaaacaaatacaaaatgacaTTAACGCAGATATTAAATGTAtatggacaaaaacaaaaaacagacacaagaggggtgaggggggtgCGTAACTTTCATGACAAGTAGCTTGACCCATACCAGAGGAGAGGTCATTTCGTTTGTTCCCAAGCTTAGTTTTGCTGTCAAGTTTCTCTTGAGTCAGCTTGTCCAACAGACTCTTATTTTGATCCTTCTGACGAGACAGGGGTGCCCTCTCCTGGGCAAAGTCTGCAGTACTGCTAACACTGTCACTCTCATGGCctgagggaaacacacacacaaaagcactaATGAGATTTTCCTCATTAAGTCTGTGCTAATTTAGTTGCAGCATATAAACACAGGAGGAAATTCAACTCCATTTAGATACCTTCGCTGCTCTTGTTGTGCCCTTTGCTCCTCCTGCGACGACTCTTAGAATTGGGCGTCTTGCTTCGTGAGGCCAGGTTGGCCTGTGCAGAGGCCTTGCGCCCGGCCTTAAAGGTCTTTGTGATGGTGGTGGGATCGACTGGATCAGGCATGCTGCTGAAGCTTTCCTGTGACGCCCTGTCAAATCCTTGAGGTCGGGAATGACGGTTGGCGAaagtgggggaggaggagggcgacTCTTGGGGCTCCATTTTAGATTGGTGATGCTGGACAGTGTTGTTTGTGTAGGAGGTTTTAAGCCAGCCTGTCGGTCTAAAGGGGTCATGTGGAAAATAAATGCACGAACAATAATATTTGCATGTATACAGATATATACATGTAATTGAAGTAAATGATTAACATACCCTCTCTCTGTAGTGGTGTTAAGAGGAGAGCgctgcagtggaggagggaagcTCATATACTCTGTTTTAATTGAGGTGTTGGGGTCTAACTGCTGCTTCTGGTGGTCAGGAGTTGCCTGACCTGCTGCCCCCTGAGGGAACTCACCCATGGGAGCAGGGAAGAGTGGATATAAGTTAAAGCCtgcagagtgaaagaaagaaaaaaaaatgtttcattagCCCAAGTGTGAGTGTTAATGGtccaaataaatcaattaaatcatGATCAGGACTTTTGGCCTTTCGTTCCTACATATCCGAGTCACTTCAAACTCAAATGCACAAGTTGAAAAAGAGTATTCCTAACAAGAACAGCAACAACATTGTTCAAACAGTAAACATGAACTacacaaagataaaaatatattccaAATTACCTATAGAAGGTCATACTTGTATTGATACTAAACATACCATTTAGTATGGTGATGGGGATAGAACATAACCATCTTAAACTGgtcttaaaaaaatatatttaaaaaaatcactgtaaaCCTTTACTCTTTTCAGCCTCACTTTGATATTTTCACTTTCTATTGCCTCTAAGGCATAACAGTGAAGAGATGTTTTGTGTGAGAATTAAGCTtaagagcaaataaaacatgcatGTCATACTGGGAGGGAATGGGGATAAGGCAGCAGTTGGCATGTTGTTGACTGAAGGATGCAGGGTAGAGGAGAAGGGGGGAAAGACACCAGCAGAAGCTGAGGGACCGGAGCTGGATTCCTGGGATGCgccatgtttctgtgtctgccaACCTGCTGTTGAAGAGGcctgctgaagctgctgttgctgctggcgAAGGAGGTCGTTCAGGACCTGCTTTAGTCTGACGGAAAAGTATGAAAGAATAtacaatgtttgaaaaaaaaaaatagaactacataatataaataaagtaGCGTACTATTGTATACTGTTGTTTTCACCTTTGTACATTGTTTTGCTGCCAAGCCAGCTGGGTGTAACACTGGTTGAGCTGGTGCATGACCAGGTGGACCTGTGGTGAAGACAGGTTGTTGGGTACCACACTGTACTGACCTGTCAGCAGGGTTTGCAACATATAAGAGAGTGTCTACGAAaggaagtgagagaggagaagaaagtaGATGATGTTTTCGTTGACAGTCGTTTCATTATGTTTAAAATGACAACGTACAAAtgcacctaaaaaaaaaaaaaaaagggtggaaGGCTAAGAGTAGTGAACAGCGACTGCATTGACAAGTCCACCATGAAATTCAAATTAAGTCTACGAATACAGTGCAAGCTTGTGTCAATTAGCAAGGTTGGTGTCGGTGtctgtgcatgtatttgttCAGTGCACCAACCTGCTGGTCCTGCAGAAGGGTCTGACACATGCTGGTACTGAAGTCCAGCTGTCTCTGCAGCTGGCTGACCTGTTCCTGCCAGTGACATGAGCCCTCAGCAAAGGACAGTTCAGAGGCCCAGCGCAGGTTCTCTTGTCGCCGTGTACCCCCATGCTGATTAACAGACTGGTTTAAACTtctggactgctgctgctgctgctgctgctgcttggccTTGCTTTTGTTATGAAGAGATGAAATCCCAATAGCTTCACTGGAGAAGGCTGGTGGAGGCTTCAAGTTgctaaagacacaaaaaaaactggcaAGTTATTTTGAAACACGGATTACAGATATCAGTACAATACAATTCCTTCTGCCTCCACTTTGTCCGACCTTCCTTGATTCTTCCTGTTACTGTAGGGGCACTGGTTCCTGCTGGATGAGTAGATGTGGATGTCATCatcagagctgctctctgcacaTTCTTcttgctcctcctcttcttctgcaccAATCTCTGAGCGATATTCATCCtcatcgtcgtcatcgtcatcatcatcatcgagGTGGCAGGGAGTGGAGCCCCAGGTGGCCATTGTCCTAATGATACATTGGCAAAATGCTATAAAATGTTGTTGTCTATGGAACAACCTTTAGTTTTAATCCCTTCCCCaactaaaaaaacagaaatgacacCAAGTAGGAGGTGATCTGCCATCCAATCACAACAGCTCTCACAACATGCTTAAGCACATGTTGCACAATGAGGCCGCTGTGTGGGTTTTGCAGTTCACCTGTAATTTAATCTTcaattttacttaaaaaaatacaaaataactaaaaaaggTGACTTCTAGCTTGGCCCCTGGTGAGACGGGCCCCTAGCACAGTGTGCCTCCTTACCTTTCATCCCTACTGACAGGCTGTGAGGGTGTAGCAAGGCCTTCTTGGTCGTCAATCCGCCGGGGAGAGTCACTGAGACCACTGCGCCTCTGGTGTTCAGCCATCAAGGACTCTAGGTGCTTCCTTCGCTGCCGCAGTTCTTCCCGCAAGATCTGGTGGCGGCGCATCTCTGACCAAAGCTGCTGACAATGCAagaacagagggaaacagctgaCTGTAATCTGTACTgttggttttcattttgaaatctgACTAGTGGTACCTAAGGGGCATTGTGTGTCCAAGTCCGTTACCTCATTGTCAGTGACCGAAGATGTAGCTGCTTCTGGAGCAGTGGGTTTGAGCACAGCTGAGTTGGTTTTGGGTCCAGAGGAAGATGAGGCCTGGACAGTGGCCGGTGTGGAGACTGCAACAGGAACCTTCCTCAGCAAGCCCTGCTGACTCACTGTGCTGGACAGAGATGACTAGAAAggatacaaaaacaaattaaatacaaatgaatacatTAATATGTAACCCAAAAAGCAGATTTATATCAAGTTgacagtttattaggtacacctagcacaaactaatgcagtctaatacagcTGCCATGAAATAAAGTCTATCTTCAGGAAGAGTATGATTAACTTTAATGGTGGAGGCTGCGGTTTCGAGAGTTCTTTACTGAGGAATGTTTCTATTATTAAGTCGACCACTCTTGATTAAAATGGGAtggacaaaacattaaaaactgttttgatacagttttgaaaatatcttttaaaaattCTACATACTAATTCGGCTTCTTATCAAACTGTACTTCAGATTATTGGCATATTTCCTGGaagcccgtgtgtgtgtgtgtataaaatacCTGAAGGTCAGGGCAAGCCCACTGCAGGTCCTGGATCTTGCCTTGGATTTCAATGAGCCTCTGGCGTTCTTCATGGAGCTGCTTCAGCTCGTGCTTCTGCTGACGCAGCTTCTCCTCATACAGCTTCTCCCTGTGTCCAGAATAGTTTTGATGCAAGCCAGCCATCAGACATTTTATACAAAGACTGTCAATCTTTTCAAAGATTTTTATAAACTGTACCTGGCCTTGCTGGAGAGAGTGAGTTCTCTGGGATTCTGTTTGGATCCGGTCCCAAATGACCCCACCACAGTAGCTCTGGTATTATTTGGCTGTTGGTGTAAAACTTCATCCTCATTAGCTGTTGTGCCATCTGTGTCATCACTctggaaacagacagaaacacacactttacacagtTGTTCAGTGTAAGATTGGGTCAGTGTTTCTTAACTAGAACAAGCGTTATACTTAATGCAAAGAGACACTTCAgctgttaaaagaaaaacctaAATCTAAAAAACACTTTGCTGCTTTTAAAGACCAGCTGTTGCACATTTTCCTTGCAGTTAAAGgcttattatttgttttgttttatttccacaaaTAAGTGGCCAACCCAGATGCAACATTTAATGAAACAATATTTAACCCAACAtctgtactaatactactaataaaagtCAAATCCCTTTGAGCTTTCCTTTCATTCTGCCAATCAAGAAGTGACACCTACATCCCCACTGTAGTATGTTATTCTGCCTCACCTGAACCATGGCCACCAGCTCCTGCAGCTGCCGAAGCTTCTGCTTCGCTGTCTGCCGATGAACCTTCTGGGCAAAACCTCCGTCATTCCCCAGACTGCTTCTTCGACTAGACCCCGATGCTTCACTGTCTGGAGCCACAGCCTGTGCCCCTTCATCATTATCGAGACCGTCTTCATCCTCATCGTCATCCTTCACCTGATTATAGGGGGTGTCTCTATTGTACTGGCACTCTACATGAGAGTTATAGAAATATGTTTAGTTATGTACAGTTAAtctgtaaaataatgtaatttcaAAAATGGTCTGTTGCCCTGTTAAAACTGTTTAAACAAAACCGTTCATTATAAGCTCCACAGCACTCCTTCTTAAAAGCCACATTATGGGACTAATGCATGGAATTCTGATGTTTTCAAACAATTAAGATAAATGATGCCAAGTTTGAGAGCCATACTAATCagtaatgatgataaaaacaatGCACCATTCAACAGTATTCAACCcaataaccctaacccttccaATGGCACTACATCCAGTTACATTTATATCATCAAATCTTAATGCCACCCATTTGCCTGtacatgaaataatgaaatgataTACAATGAAAAcccaaaaagaggaaaactatCAGTTGATATGTGCAAGTGTATGCTTGAGTGTACCTATGGCTGAGGGGATGTTGAGGCTTCGGAGATTGGCTGCTGACCGGTTGTTGATCTCGCACTCAGTATTCAGTCTGCCATCGCGGTTGTTAGTGGCACTACTCCTGACACTGCGCCCGTTGGTCAGGCTGTTCAAGTCTGTCCAGTTCCCGCTGCGCTGTGGGTTTCTGAAGAGATGAATAGCAGTGGCTGTTATGGATACATCACAATGCCAGTAGTCGAATAACACACCGTGGCCTGATGCTAAACACGATCATACTGTAACTTGagcccaacaacaacaacccccCTCCTATTGGCAGAGTTTCAGTATAATTTAGCACTTTAACACAagcttttaattttcttttgatcAATTAACTGATTGACAGGTCATTGCAGCTTTAGTATAATTAAAGTCCAATCAGATCTTTGcttattcagaaaaaaaactgcaatgtCACGTATAGAACTATCCATCTATTTagacaaacacacctgatgtTAGTTACAGGCTGGCGGTTCTCCTGCTCAGAATCAAACATGGCCTCAAATATAGAACCGTCCTCTGACTCGtggtcctcttcctcctcttcctcatcgtCATCATCTTTCACATTCTCGTTGACCGCATCCACCATCATATCAGAAGTTTGCTCGTAGTACTGCACCAATTCCCGCAGCTCATTCAAGCGCTTGTGGACCTCCTTTAGCTTCCTGTGGGGAGTACAAGAGAACAAGAATTATGTGACAGAAATGCAAATCTATACCatgtttaataattaaaaaggtTATGTGACACGCCAGGACAATGTCTTCACAATTCCCCCATCTACTGATGTTCAAAGTAAAATGGAACCTACAGAAAAGCAACCTTATAAAAAGTGGAGGCTGGGTGTCTTGTTCAATACCATTAATACCATGAAAATAAAAGGTCATGTAGTAGATTTTGTGGCTGTGTGCTTTCACTGAACTATCCCCACTTTATACAAACACCCTTCCGCTGATATCTGACCTGCCTTTTCAACCGCTTGAAGCTGCACGTGTTTCTGTGAGTACCTGAGCTTGTCTGTGGAATTGGAGCTTTCCTGATGTTGTGTGAGTGGAGGATGAAAGGAAGGAGAAGCTGAGGCCCCATtagagcagagagcagatggACAATCTGAAGATCCTCCCATGCTCAGACTGCACTGTGTTGACAAGCCACGACCTGCAACGAACCACACGCAGTTCAGTAACACTTAAAAGGGATAAAAGCCACAGAACTGCAAGACAATGACTTGGAAATACTCTTACATGAGTTGTTATTGAGTGTTTGGTCTCTGAGTGAATGCAGCTCCTGTAGGATCTTGTCCATGGTTTGCTTTTTGTCTTGAAGTTCTTGGAGCTTGGTGAGTTTGGCGCTGGCAGCTGTTGCTCCCATGTCTAGGCCAGTGTGGGGACCAGAGGCAGAGTGGAGAAGAGGCCTGTGCTTAGGTGGACCAACAGCCTGGGGAGCCCTTGACCAGCACACCTCTCTTGAGAGGGAAAGGCTCTCTGCCTGACGACGGTTGTCTGGCACTGCTTTAGTCTACAGGGCATAAATAATGAACAACTTGAACCATAAATGTGTTATTAAACTGTTAAAGCACATTTcttgataaaataaaagatttcaAAAAAGTTGTCATGGCTCGTCAAAAGAGAGTTAGACTAGGGGTAGACATGCCAGCATTATTGATTATACTCCCTTCATCGAattgttcaaaataaaactcttcaCATACTGACAGACTTTGTGTCATAATTCTATAAAGGTTGTCATTATTAAAAATTACTAAAAAACGTATGACTCAGAGGTCG from Pempheris klunzingeri isolate RE-2024b chromosome 3, fPemKlu1.hap1, whole genome shotgun sequence includes the following:
- the pcm1 gene encoding pericentriolar material 1 protein isoform X6; this encodes MATGGTPFHDSAEELHNWTVTNGSLEDRLNNMDWGVQQKKANRSSEKNKKKLSAAVVESRLTNDISPESTPGAGRRRARTPHSFPHIKYTTQMSVPDQAELDKLRQRINFTDLDERSIGSDSQGRVTAANNQRQLAGENKKPYNFLPLHVNTNKSKELLPPSSSAPATPAITKETKKQSPGLRDTLTPLVPTKDTPRLSRGGTERGPLVHREYGRGEQRIDSSQVVSKLVQIREYISKASSMRDDLVEKNDVPANVERLSHLIDHLKEQEKSYLRFLQKMLTRENEEDDVGTLDSAVGSGSLAESTSLNIEVRSSDASNATGGRPEIVRADQKEELENLRKQHELLKKMLEQQEQLRALQGRQEALMAMQDSAEQALAVIEDTVVTETTGSVSGLSITSELNDELNDLIQRFHNQLHDSQTKAVPDNRRQAESLSLSREVCWSRAPQAVGPPKHRPLLHSASGPHTGLDMGATAASAKLTKLQELQDKKQTMDKILQELHSLRDQTLNNNSCRGLSTQCSLSMGGSSDCPSALCSNGASASPSFHPPLTQHQESSNSTDKLRKLKEVHKRLNELRELVQYYEQTSDMMVDAVNENVKDDDDEEEEEEDHESEDGSIFEAMFDSEQENRQPVTNIRNPQRSGNWTDLNSLTNGRSVRSSATNNRDGRLNTECEINNRSAANLRSLNIPSAIECQYNRDTPYNQVKDDDEDEDGLDNDEGAQAVAPDSEASGSSRRSSLGNDGGFAQKVHRQTAKQKLRQLQELVAMVQSDDTDGTTANEDEVLHQQPNNTRATVVGSFGTGSKQNPRELTLSSKAREKLYEEKLRQQKHELKQLHEERQRLIEIQGKIQDLQWACPDLQSSLSSTVSQQGLLRKVPVAVSTPATVQASSSSGPKTNSAVLKPTAPEAATSSVTDNEQLWSEMRRHQILREELRQRRKHLESLMAEHQRRSGLSDSPRRIDDQEGLATPSQPVSRDERTMATWGSTPCHLDDDDDDDDDEDEYRSEIGAEEEEEQEECAESSSDDDIHIYSSSRNQCPYSNRKNQGSNLKPPPAFSSEAIGISSLHNKSKAKQQQQQQQQSRSLNQSVNQHGGTRRQENLRWASELSFAEGSCHWQEQVSQLQRQLDFSTSMCQTLLQDQQTLSYMLQTLLTGQYSVVPNNLSSPQVHLVMHQLNQCYTQLAWQQNNVQRLKQVLNDLLRQQQQQLQQASSTAGWQTQKHGASQESSSGPSASAGVFPPFSSTLHPSVNNMPTAALSPFPPSFNLYPLFPAPMGEFPQGAAGQATPDHQKQQLDPNTSIKTEYMSFPPPLQRSPLNTTTERGPTGWLKTSYTNNTVQHHQSKMEPQESPSSSPTFANRHSRPQGFDRASQESFSSMPDPVDPTTITKTFKAGRKASAQANLASRSKTPNSKSRRRRSKGHNKSSEGHESDSVSSTADFAQERAPLSRQKDQNKSLLDKLTQEKLDSKTKLGNKRNDLSSAYAWRTPFLSNRIACTEAPDASSDFSLFEALRETIYSEVATLISQNESRPHFLIELFHELQLLNTDYLRQRALYSLQDLVTRHLAEKSAAEDQLPPLGPVVWAAGSQSELTPSESLATSDAEVVEKNLRLTQDTVKKRDDAEFVDNDSPMSTSSNLEPFANDDLEGAAGDVRCPQIDTQQLDRQIKAIMTEVIPFLKENMDEVCSLQLLTSVRRMVLTLTQQNDESKEFVRFFHKQLGGILQDSLSKFMGRTLKDCGEDLLVEISEILFNELAFFRLMQDLDNSSSSSTLAAKHKNKKRAEQPNKAKSSLKENAIACGDKSVSPIYTDEDKDQDEAEQEGDSPLQELYLQTETKNSRSSEASEVEEEEEDEVGRQGIPLSISLSKAETQALTNYGSGEDENEEEEMEEFEAGPVDVQTSLQASADRQVEQEETTGSETQETKPIVRSSENDDEINNPVGTVVSTVEDRDMAECQSPEEETKAGAAAHSEGGSAVCDSQDVPKESATTSSPDSDSPVMINVDEMGSGNTSQKSDEEDFVKVDDLPLQLTVMCEEELQKRIVEEQQNNNLSVEILNGNTESLTGLVGNAHALKEPDNVGAQSV